TGGCCTCCTCTGAGTGCCATCATATGTACTTTCctagaaaaaaaccagcctCCTGCTTCTGTCTCCCTGCCAGGCAAACCTGGATCGTATCGTTCTGCCACCCTTTCATGAGTACAGAGGCCACCAGTGAGTAGTTGTGGGCCAGGAGGACAGTGTGGAGACCCTCCACGCCCATCACTTGTCCTGCTGGTCTTGCATAGGGGCCTCTCAAGGCTTGTGGGTCCTGTCGATCTCCTCATATTGCTTTAATGTGAGTGGATAGTCAGTAGGTATTTAAAGTACTTCCCACCTTCTTCACCGCTGAGCCCTGCTGAGCTCAGACTGTGAGGTGAGCTGAAGCAGGGTGATAATACAGACCTAGGTCTTTCAGGATGCAGAAAGGTGGACTCATATCCAAAAGATCAAGCAAAGCATCAGGATAGCTGCGTTGATACACTGTACGTATTGTGTGGCCCCATCTGGAGCGCTTTACCATCGCAGGAAAAACAGAGGCGACTTCAATATTACCAGCTGGAGGTCCCAGCTGTGTTCCTGTGTGCTAGGCATCGCCCAAGAACACTCAGTGAGGCATTTGCGGGCTTGGAGGGGCCGTCAGGTAAACAAAGGAGCAAGAGGGGAGTGGATCAGTGCATCAGTGACATGCCCCAAGTCACGCAGATAAGGTAGAAACGGGAGCCTCAGCCACACGCCCCGATTTCCCAGCCAGGTCTGTGTCTGCAGGACCTGCTGCGTTTCTAGCAAAGGAGACGAACGGATTTTGAAGAACCAATGATTTCATATTTTAGAGATCGTAGAGGTTTATATTATTTACTTATTCAAGTAAAATCCAATAGGTATTTTTGTGGTgagtttttggtttggggtttttgtttttttttttaaccaaaatgagaagagaagTAGGTAAAAGtggaaaattgcattttcaggTGGTTTTTTAAGGTTTTCACCTTTTCAGGCACTGTTTCCTGTAAAACTTCATCCAAGTGTCTTAAGTGggtgaaaaagcaaagagaggcAAAAGTTTgagattaaatgttttattctaaATTGACTGGAATACATTCTTGCATCTGAGATGAAATTCCCCCTtttgttttgacagaaaaattgAGAAGGTAAAAAGATTCCTTTCAGTTTTCCCCTCAAAGGCCTCTCTTCATCTTCGCTTTCCCCTAAAACCCCCAGAGTTCAACCAGAGCAAAACCACAGTTCCTGACATGGTTTTGCTTTGTAGAGATCAAAACTACAAGGAGAACTAATcagtatgttaaaataaatacattctcTTTTATCTAGATCTACCATCCTACCTGCTAAGAAATTCCATGGTGAAGTGCATTACAGCAGAATGGTTTCAGATCTCCGAGTGCATTAGCAGGGCGTTAAGAGAAGTGTGCAAGATGTACGAAGGCTCCTCTTTACCAACAAATTGATTCAGAGCCATTTCGGTGTAGGACTGACGGGTAAAAAATGCATTCAACCAACACAATGCTAGCTTTAGGGTACACTCGGGTAATACGGGAGAGTTATGTCAGAAACAGCTATAGGCTTTTcttcatggttttgtttttgctaatATGAAAACCCTCATTATTACCACGGGCTGCAGAAGAGGATGGCTgttctgtgaaaacaaagctttggTAATCATTTGCCGAGTGTGAACACACTGCTTTGCCTCTCTCTTTTGTTGCAGGGGGTGCGTGGGGGAAGTTTCATGTCGGAAGAGTTTATCCGAGCCTTCCTGATTGTTGCTGGAGCAGCATCAGGTCGCTGGCATTTGCTCAAAAAATCACAAACCAGAAACATTATTGTAAAAACGTCAAAAGCCAGCTGCTGTCTTTGCACGAGCGTTCAAGCTGACATGTACGAGGGGCGTAGAGGAGATGGTGCCCAAGCGCTAGCAGTCATCGGCCTTTTCATACCAAAACGCCTTGGACTCAGACCTCCCAAGGTTGTCACATTGGGAGGAAGGCATGAGAAATTttggagagacagacagacagagagacCTGTCTCTCACCTCCTGAAAACCGGGCCCTTCATGGCCTCTGTGCTTTAAATCACTGGTGACTTTTACAGTTACAACGCCCTGGACATCTTAAGCCAAGCAATAGGTTACAACAGGTGGTGCTTAGTTTTTTCTTATGATCAGGGGTAGGTTTTCCCACGCGCTGGAAATGTGATTTGGACATAGTTCTCATCccatggaagagaaaatgttgtCGCTGCGATTGTAACGACGctgatttttcatctgttttgttattttcatgcAAGAGCAGCCTATCAGCGTGTGAGAAACtaggagaaagagaagcagaaggccCTACACAGCAATGAATTAACACCAAAAGAGGCTGGATGCTGGACATGCGGCGACAAAGCGATCTGTGACAATAAGTAAAGTTGTAAGTGCCATGTTTTTACTTGCAGTAGTGAGAATTTAACAGCCGGTACCCAGCAGTCAGGTCATCAGGTTTTGCAATATGCTGCCTTCAAAGATCTTTCTTTCGGGTACCGCTTAATCCCACTTTACCCAAGACAGGCGGGCTGTCAGATCTGCACAGaacagaagggagaaaggaaaacaaagtaaagaCATACcacatgaatttaaaaacatttaaattagcGTTTAACAAGTCAACTATTCAGCCTCTCTGGAAAAGCAGCCTCATTCATTTAGATCTTTCCAAGTGGAGCTCTTCAGAAATATTAGTTAACTAGAAGCCTGACAAAAGAGGCGATCCCTGTACGAGCCatttgtgttgttttaaaatctgtttatctATTAAAGGTGGGGgcagctggaaaataaaatataaatgttctCTGTAGTCAAGGGAGTTTTGATCAGTGGTATATCAGGAGTCATTTTCCCAGTCATGTAGCTAACGGAAATtaataggaaaagagaaaagacttaattaacttttcctttaaagtaaACTGATTGCTTTTTCCCTGCAGGCCCTGTCCCTTTGACACTTCCCTGTGAAATGAAAGGGGAATATTCTTTTGCAATGACTTTTCTCTACTCATGCTGCGCTTTTTGAAGGCTGATATGCTTCGAGGCCCATTTCCAAAAAGCGACAAAATCCAAAGGAACTTGTACTGCAAAGGGACAGAGTTAGAAAGGGCGTTAATTACCTTATAATGCAAAGTGCCAAGAACTACTGAAAAtccccctctgctcctccctgcaCTGCTAAGTAACACAAGCCCTGTTGCTTTCTGTCTGAGACTTGAGGCCTTGCGTTGGGCACTTGGGCAATTCCCCATCTTCACCATACAGTGGACTGATGAAGCAACATATTCTGGTGGAAGCAAGCACAAAGTTCAATCCCACATAAGTCAGGATTAAGTACAGGgcaaatagaaaacagaataacAGTCCTTCACTTTAAAATAGAAGTAATTATATAAGAATGTTCATTGCAAATAGGGATTTTCTCCCCTATACTTTGAAACAAACCTGAAATTTGAATGCACTGTCTTGTGTATCCTGGTTCTCACTGCTAAACTGTAATATCTCTGAGAAACTCTTGGTTACTTGAacatatgtattttaagaaatggGATTCTGTTTATGCTCAAAGCCAGATGTTTTTCTCAGTCAGGTACAAGCTAAAGAAAACTTGtaaagaagataaagaaaatctCTACAGGTTCCATCAGCTTGCATTATAAAAGAATAACTTTGcacagaataaaagaagaaaaagtctaAGAATGTATTCTGAGAATAAACAAAATCTTTACTCTTGTTTGTAAAAGGAACCGTTCCCATGAGTTTAGtaacttgttctttttttttttttaagaaaaaggtcCTCCTTAAAGAAGATTAGAAGAAAAGgttggatttgtttttctactGTGACATTACTCAGCTACTCTTTTTTTTGAAGGTAACTTGTATGTTGTCAGAGCCATTTGAATGTGACAAGGGGATGTTCAAAAGCAATTTGACCGATTCGCTCCCACTGGCAACCCAAAGCATCGCTGTGATCCCTGAAAATACAACCCCTCGTTCACTCACCACTTGTATTCCAGGTTGCCTGCCGCTGGCTTTGCAAACCGTTCTTCAGGCACCGCTCCACGTAGGATTTGGGATCGCATCCGGAGAGGAGGATCTCGCCGAGGAGAGCGATGTAGGCGATGGCCAGCCGGAGCGTGTCGATTTTGGAAAGGCGCTTCTCGTACGGGAAGGTTGGTACGTGGCACCTGAGCTGCTCAAAGGCCGAGTTGATGTTGAGCATCCTCTTCCTCTCGCGGACGTTGGCGGCGTGCCGCTGGTGGAGGtggccgggcggcggcggcggggcggcggcgggccccggAGGCGATGGGGAGCTGTCCAATTCAGcaccccccgcccgccccgccgctccgcccgccgGCTCCCCCAAGGCGGGTGGGCAAGTAGGGGAGGGCCAAGGGGAGAACTGGTCTGCCAGGGAGGAGTAGTCCGGTAGGAAGTTGTCCAGCTGAGGGTTGGGATCTGCCTGGTCCCAGAAGGGGAATTCAGGAGTGGAGTCTTCCGGCTCGAAGCTGTAACAAAGTTCCTCCATCCTCTGGCCCACCGGTCTGAAGCAAGCTCATGGAAATATTTGCAACTTCAGGCTAAAGTGGTCATTAGGAACATGAGATTCTAATTTCATTaatgccccccacccccaaaaataTCAGGGGCAGAGAGTCCTTGTCGCGTCCTGGAGGAAGACGATGGCAAAAGTTTCCCCCGTTGCAAATCCAAGAGGGACTTGTGATTTAAATACTTCATGGCTCCTCAGCAGGGGAATGATCCTATTCTTCTCCACTCAAAACTAATTGGTACACgtgcttctctttttattagCTGTTGACTACAAAACAATATGAATGAATGTAACAAGAGAGAATGAATTTTCTATCAACTTCCTCCTGGAAAATCCATTGAAGCAGTTATTGAGTTCTTCCACAAGTTCAGTCTCTCCACTTGCTATTTAGAGTAGGGTTCACACAGGGATTTTGTGGTtattgttgttggttttggttagGAGTGGttggaggaagaaacaaaatacagtccTTTATCTTTTTGGTAAAGTGTTAATAGCCCCACATTCTCCTGTGGCTGGATGAACAAAACGCTATTATAATGCTGTCAGAAACACATGATTCTGCCCTCTTTGACAGCAGAAGCTAGTGGCACCTTCTGCACTTCTAGCAAGAGAATGGTTGGGATGAAGATGCGGGATGCATTGCTGTGTTAAATTGGAACAGAGTGGTACCTCATATTATGTAAGCCAACACCACCTCATTTGGTTACTGCATTTTCTGATTCACACTTAAATTACACATTTTGTGGGCAATGCAGACGTTCAGTGCTCCGTCTCAGACCATACTAAGCACTGGAAAATAACAGCAGCTGTAATAACCACAATGGGTGCAGTCCTAGAATGGTGGACCAGGTGGGCCACATCTTGAGAAGTGCTGGAAACTGGGAGAGTAGCAGGTGTCCAGCATCACAGGGATGCTGGACAAATGGAGTGGAAGGTGTTAAGCACCACCAGAACTTTAAAGCAAGTGCATAATATAAGTGGGTGCTTCAGTCTCTTTGATTTCCACAATACTGAAGCCAATGTTTAAATTCATTCAGAAGTAGTTTAAGTCGTATTTTAAGGACTTAAATGAATGGAATGGAAATACTATCAAGACACTTAATCAAATGCTTGACTTCACGCGCAGATTCAtgtcctgctgctgtgtgaAGTTTCAAGAGATGTCTACTGTGAAGTTTATGAGCCATAGACAGGTTCCTGATAGGACAGCTGAAAGCACAAATCTCAAGAGCTTCAGATAAAGAGCCAGAGAGTAGAAAATGACCTGCATTTTCAATGGATCCAAAAGGATGATCAGGTCCTCCATCTAACAATGACTTAGGATGCAGTCCTGGTACCTTTGCCCTGTAAATAGAGGGATTTATTTTAAGGTAAAGCATAGGCTATTAATGACTCTTCTTAGTAACCTGGGATTTTGCCTTGTGGCAATTCTACCTGCTCCAGGAAGTTTAAGGCAACAGAAAACAGGCTGCAGGAAAAATTTTTGGAAAGAGTAGATGTGAGAAGGTTGCAGCGTATGAAACACTAGgactatctttttttcttcttgttgtgcaaaatgaacaagaaaCCCATTATCTGTAAATCTGCTTGACAAAGGAAAATACCAAGTGTGACAATACAGGGCAAATAGCGGTTAAATAATGAGAATGTGTCTTGCTTTCTCTGGTCAGCTCAGGGCACAAATTTTGCACTAGTTTTGTACAAAGTAAATCATTTGTCATGATACCAACATACCCAAGAACGAAATATTGGTATTGTGAAAGTCCGTAGTGACGGACAGCTTCTGGTCCAGATGAATCCCAACAAGGGACAAGGCAGCTGGCTACAGGGCAGAAGGGGATGCGGGAGGGGTGAAAGGAATGGCCACAGTCCCAGGTGACAGAGCTGAGACTCAAACTTGGGCCGATCGATGTGGAGTTCGTTCTGCAATGGTTTCTTTTAAATCGTATCACTGTATTTCCCCGTGTCATGTACAAGCAACGTTCCCAAAAGAAACGACTTACTACGGTCCCCGTGCTTGGCGGTGGGGCTGCGTGTCTGACCCCAGCAGTCCTTTCTACACCCTTGTAAGCAGATTTGGGCTCAGCTGtgcagaaaacaagcagcagaaaagccTTCCTGCCTGAGCTCCCTACCTCCGCACGCTGCACCACCTCTACCCAAAAcacctctgcagcactgctgctgcaccGTTGGCGTCCCGTGGATGCTTTGCAGTTCCCacatttcagcttctctttcagaTGTTTCTGCGGCTCCCCAGTCGCTGTTTAGCTGAGCACTTGGTAGTGCTCATTTGGCCACCTTAGGCACAAACGTAAGACACTTGAAAATACCGAAATCGGCAAGAGAACAGCAGGTCTTCTCCTGAACAGGGCTCTGGAGGAGACAGTTGTTGTCCACTGGGAGCAATGGGCAGAGACAAGGAGGCTCGGCAAATAACATGGTTAGTTTTATGTGCTGGGTTCCTCTTTCTCAGCAGATGCTTCTTCAGTGCTTAATGTTCCCTTCCAGATCCATCACTGCTAATAGTGTTGCCTGGGGATATGTCTGGCTCCACAGATGGAGAGCAGATGTTCCAGCAAGCCTACTTTTAGCGTGTTCAAGGGGAATTTGGCTCTCTTAGAGAGACTCTGGACAAAGCAGAaagggggagggtgggggaagaaagagagaaaagcaagaaaagattTCCCCTTAGAAAGCCAGCTGTGAAAGAGGTCAGGTCTCAGAAGAGAAGCTGAGGTTCCCATCCCTCATATGAACAACCCTTACCACAGCTTCAGACCTGTTGCACTCCCAGTGTTTCTGCAACTGTTCATCAGAGAGGGAGGGAACGTACAACTAATTGGGCTAATTTTGCACTGGTCTGGAAGATGTGGGTGAAGGAGTCTCCAACAGGGAACGAGGCAGCACGAGTACCACCCTGAGTGGGGGTGCTGTTGATTATGACATGCTGCTCAACCACCATTTCCCCCAAAACCTCTTCAGACCCAGTGGGATCCAGAAATAACATTTGGCTGCCCGTCATTTTTAATCAGTAGGGTCTAATGAAAGCAAATTCTTGAGTCAGAACCTTTGTCCTGGGTTTATGTCTATGATAGGCAAGGGAGCCATGATCGTTTGGGTTTGAATTCTTCCAGGTCTAGATAGCTACGTCTCCCTTTATAATTTTCCCTATTCATGCTGGCAACTGCCTTCCTCAGTCCTGTCCCCCTTTCTCTGTCATCTAAAGAAATCCACCCATAGCAGACTTTGTGATTTTGCCTATTTCATAGAATTTTGGGTACAAATCATATTTCCACTgcagttttttttctgcacagtgCCTTAGCAGCTGAAAGCTGTTACCCTGTACCTGTATCTCAAAGACAACAGGGTCTCCTGAGGTTATTTTGGAGGTAGATTTTTCGCTCCCCTTCTTGTCCCATTGGCCTTATTTcagactcagcttggggaaCCTTCCCAATGACATTTTTAGTGAAGTCAGCGAAACCTCCCAGTTCTGGCAAAATggcttcccccccgcccccgctgGGAATTTAGTTTGAGCATGTTTCCATAACCTTTAATTGCTTAATAAAGGGAGTCAGTCCTTGGCCTGGACAAAGAACAGATGTAGAAAGGACCAGATGCTTTACTTTCAAGTTAGATGACTCCAAAGTACAACAAGTCCATCATGTCATTGCTGCTAATCCAACGTTATGCAGTGCAGCTCATCATCAGAGCTGGGAACTGGGTCCCAGATGAACAGAGAAGACCAGCTGAAAGATGCCAGAAATCTTGGGGAATGCTTTATCCAGGTGGGACAGCGCAGCTCTTGGTGGTGTGGCTCACTCAACATGTGTTAGTAATGGCACTGCCAAAGTACAGCTACCCAGGGGCATCTCCAGGACCTGAGCTGGCCTCATAATTGGCTGGTTATGCTCCTTACAGCCACAGCTAAAGGGTGGACCATCAAGCTCCTATACCTTCTTTTGAGCCACATGCCATGCCTGGGATACCTGAATTACTGGGCACATAGTTTGTGACGTGCTGGGGGCAAGAAAAGTGCAAGTATTATCATTTAACAATGGAATGTGCTTCTTTTTAACCTAAGACGATAGCAAACGTAACGatgtaatgaaaaacagaacaaggatTTCCAGGGCAAGAGAATTTCAAAGGGATAATGGCTATTTCTGAGATGCTCAAATAATTGTGAAATGAAACCTTCATAGCATATGCAGGATGTtgattttaagtgaaaaaggTAACAGGGCCTTTATTATTCGCAGGGTAGAAACATCAGAAGTCAAAGTTTGTGGAGGAAGGCACTGGTGAATGATTGTTAATATaactttgatttatttcattattagtaTAAACCAGTCAAGACGGtctttgctttaaaagtctTTGGTGTTTAAAAGTGAACACAGTCACTTTAACCTTTCTGCAGGCTGTTTGCAAAGTTCCAGAAAATTAATCCCAGTCTCTAGGAGAAGGAAGGTATTTTCTCTAATAAAAACACTCACTCGTGGTTTCCCCTTTTTTCACAGAGCTTTTTACGAGTTGGGGGATGACCTCTGGACTGTTGCTGCCAAATAGTTCCTCATTCAAGTCACTGCACTGGGGTCTGTGACTGCTTAGTTGAGTGAATGGTCATCTTTGGGAGACAACATGTACATCAGCCTATGCTTCCATCAAAGGGGATGGAAGTGCTCATGGGAACTTCTGAAGGAAAGCGGTGTTCCTCATGCAAGGGCCTTAGGAAAGCTGCTTGCCGTGCGTTTCACTGTGTCTTCCTCAACCATCTGAAACTTACCCCTAGCAAGGTTAACATAATGCTGCATCCAGGGATTGCAGATAGTGCCCATGAATAACCCTGTTTCCGTAACCGATGAGAAATATCTCTagggagaggaaaaactgtCATTCATGTGACATCTAGTTACTAAGAGAATCATTCTGCCCCTTCCTTCTTGAGGAAAATGGACCTCAGCCCCTTTGCAAAACCACTGTAGAAAATATGTCTTCTGCAAAGTGCCTGAACAGTTTTTAAAGGAGTGGGTTATCCATTCCTGGAGCCACAGGTGCCCTTTCTTTGGGTACAAGAAATCATGAATATCTGTGGTTTTTGTAGTCACaatttaatgaaagaaacattaaaaaaaaaaaaaaaaaaaaagccccacaaatTCTGTCTCCCGTACCTGCACTGAGgctaattttttctttagcctttctgttttccctaaGGAGCGAGCTGAtgaggagacacagctgggccCAGCCAAAAGCATGGGACAGAGAAGAGACCCATGCTTTTGCAGCTCCAGCTTGCACCCCTGTCAGGAATCTCACGATGTTTCCCATTAATGTGTCATCTTTGTGGGATTTTGGAGTCTGAGGCTCTCACTGTGCACCAGACCAGAGAGCAGAGCCTGAAGTCCAGGCTGGCGTGGTTGATGGCAGGGCTCTGGTCGGGCTGGGACCTgctccccggctcccccccccctccccggccccgctcccctcctGCTCGCTGCACCTGCACAGCGGTCCTCGGGACTTGTTAATCACGCAGGCGGCACCTCATAAACCTGCCTGGAGACCTCGGGTTTGAAAACAGAGTCACCCGGACAGATTTACAGAGTGACGTCTGTTTGACTGACAGCTGTTGCCACTTTATGGGAAGCCAGCACATGTTCGCACTATAAAACGGGAACAATAGCTAGGGAAAACCTCCGCCTGCGTGAGATGCTTCGGCCTTGCTCTCCATAGGGGAGGTGGTTCTTCCTGGCTGCTACCAACCACCTTAGATGTGCTTTGGATGCAATTCAGTTCCTCCTAGCCTTGGTTGACTCAGTGGACACAGTGGCAGGACCAAGCACGCACGAAACCTGTTTCCAATGGAGAGCTGTCACACCGTGTTATCATGATGCTGCTCTGGGGaagagtctttttttcttccagtgggTTGTTCTGTGTTGCAGAAACATCTCTAAGaaatcaggagagaaaaatcagagatCTGGGAACAAGATCAGGTGCCAGCCACAATGATAAACTggtctggaagagaaaaatctctccCAAATCTGCATGAGGACAAAGACAGTAGCAGATGGGGACAACGGATGGACTGTGAGGGACCTGCTGTACTCCACGGAAAATGCAAAGATTCAGgcttaaaaaacaattttggaACCACCTGGATGGGCTGTTTACTGAGCATGGTTGGCGAGGACACAGTTCTGCAGATGGACCCCACACCAGCATGCTCTGACTGGGTGGCTTGGGATGACCAGCATCACGGTCCCCTTCCAGGGATGGTCAGCTGATGGTGATCTCACtctatttttcagtgtttcctcctttttcctgctgGCAGGTCATTGCTGGATCAATGACAGGAGCCAGCGGTCTCTGTGTGAAAGACGAGTGTCTCACAGCAACAAGGAGGGAGCCAGAGTCTTGGGGAAGATTTGGATCAGATGAATCACCCTAAGTCAAAAATAAGCTTAATTCCACCATCTCCTATCCTTCCCTCCCTGCGTTGAACCAGTGGTATTCAGCAGTGGCACCATTTTCTGAGGCAGGTCTACAGAAGAGGAAGGTCATGATTACTTGACTGCATGAGAGAAAGAGGCAGTGGCAAACAAACGAGCGTCAGAGCAAAAGACTTGACAGCCATTCCCAGCAGCATGAATGCAGCCTCCCACCGTAAAAAGAGTGAGGTGTTTAGATCCGCTGCGGTGGCTGCCGGTCGTCTTGGGTAGGGTCCCAAGTGTGAATTCCTGCTCTATGAATTCAGCATCAACAAGAAGCGAGTTTTCATAGGATTTAAAGCCAGAAGTGAATAATTAAGATCCTCTAGTCTGATCGCTGTGATAACACATGCCTTTGGTTGTTACCCAGCAACTTTAGCCCCAAGCCCGGTGGGGATCTTCTTGTTGCAgttggatattttttaaaaggatacaTCCAATCTTGATTCAAAGTCTCCGAGTGATAGACCACCAAAGGATCTGCATACGTTGGCAGGCCATTACTGTCTTTGCTGAAGGCGTGTGTCTGATTTTCTGGCCGAAGACATTACCATGCTTGTATTTACTGCGAAGTGCCCCGGTTGGAAAGGTCAGATTTGAAGCATGGCTCGGCACTGGGGGACCAACTAGCAAATCCCCTGGAGGCAGAGGACACCCTCCCCAGCAGCAAAATCACTGGGAAGAGCCAGATCACAGGCAGGGCCTCTGCCAGCGGCACCTCtgggctgcacagcagcagttgTAGGAACCAGGAACCAAATGGAGACGGACCAGGGAAGCACAGTCCAGTGCTGCTTCCCCGACAAGGCGCCTAATTCCTACTGCCTGTTAGCTAGGGACCTGCATGGGAAGCTGGATCACAAAGTCATCTTGTAAAGCTAACTTTAGCTGCCTGTGAAGGAGACGTTGACGCTTGAACCGGCTGAATGGGCTCTCTTTACTGATGCTGGCAGGAAATCAGAAGCGGGCAATGGCGTGGGATGAGTTGCCTATGAAGGGGAGA
The window above is part of the Gymnogyps californianus isolate 813 chromosome 7, ASM1813914v2, whole genome shotgun sequence genome. Proteins encoded here:
- the LOC127018681 gene encoding helix-loop-helix protein 13-like, encoding MEELCYSFEPEDSTPEFPFWDQADPNPQLDNFLPDYSSLAERAGGAELDSSPSPPGPAAAPPPPPGHLHQRHAANVRERKRMLNINSAFEQLRCHVPTFPYEKRLSKIDTLRLAIAYIALLGEILLSGCDPKSYVERCLKNGLQSQRQATWNTSDLTARLSWVKWD